AGCGGTGGAACGAAGTGCTTGGTCCATAAGCCAATGCAAATGATGATAGGAACCAGCATGAATTGCATCAGCGTCGTTTCCATGGCCAGTTGGAAATTGCGAATAAAAAGGTTCCAATCCAAGGGCGTCGATGTGAACTTCCACCCAAAAAGAAATGTCACAGCCGTCGACACCAACGATAACAGCATCACAAACAAAAATACGGTGATTATCTTTGATACAATGATCCTGGCGCGGCTTACAGGCAATGTGAAGAGGTTGATGATGGCCCCGCCTTGATATTCCTGTACAAATACATAGGAAGCCACTGCTCCAAAAATAAAGGGATAGAACAACAGATGGTTAATCTGAAAAGCAACCGCAAAGAGTTCATTCCAGCTTTTGAACTGTTGGGTCTGATTCATTGTCTGGAGCGACGAGATGAGCGCGAAAAAGGGGGCGACAACCGAGCCAAGGAAAGTCATCCATACCATTCGGGAACGTTTCCATTTCGTCATTTCTAATCGAATGCTTAGGATCATCTTGTCTCCCCTCCTGTCAGACGCATGAAGCGATCCTCCAAGGTCTCTTTTTGAACGGATAAATGAAAT
The Heliomicrobium undosum genome window above contains:
- a CDS encoding ABC transporter permease, whose protein sequence is MILSIRLEMTKWKRSRMVWMTFLGSVVAPFFALISSLQTMNQTQQFKSWNELFAVAFQINHLLFYPFIFGAVASYVFVQEYQGGAIINLFTLPVSRARIIVSKIITVFLFVMLLSLVSTAVTFLFGWKFTSTPLDWNLFIRNFQLAMETTLMQFMLVPIIICIGLWTKHFVPPLVGAGLFVVLNFVSFVSSSVGPFIPTAIPTFVVLQHVGWNQFFIPFVWTMLIPIFVLFTGISFYIVMTRDVA